The segment TGTCCAAAGCACTACACTCCGCCTAAAACACGAGCCAAATTCTGGGAGGAAAAAATTTCAAAAAATGTCGAAAGAGACAAGAAGAATAACGCTCTACTTGAATGTCAGGGTTGGAAAGTTATCAGGTTCTGGGAGCATGAAATAAAGGATTCGCTGGACGATTGCGTAGAAGTAGTTGTTAGAACTCTAGAGTCGCGACAGATTAAAAGTTAGAGAGCCACTTGGTTATGGCTAGATATGATCCGATTTTTTCCTTGAGAATTTTTACAATATCTGCCCCTGAAATAATG is part of the Microbulbifer pacificus genome and harbors:
- a CDS encoding very short patch repair endonuclease; amino-acid sequence: MTDVLSAEQRAYCMSQIKGANTEPELSLRKALWILGLRYRIKNKLPGRPDIIYPTSKVAIFVDGCFWHKCPKHYTPPKTRAKFWEEKISKNVERDKKNNALLECQGWKVIRFWEHEIKDSLDDCVEVVVRTLESRQIKS